A part of Halobacillus shinanisalinarum genomic DNA contains:
- a CDS encoding sodium:solute symporter family protein, giving the protein MTWYLSYIVIYFILMFSMGFYYFFKIKTYDEYLIGSWNTAFWPIVGTIISTWCGAAVFIGWVGMGFTVGLSGFFKFALPGILFCLLLIIAFAGPLRRQRLYTLADLFGERFGGKSGIIPSVLSAFIYSVPTLALQMVGMSTIFNITLGIDTSVGVALSFALILGFTILGGLPATIITDALQSIIVIIGIVILCITSVVYAGGFDMILANTPIEYISPLGPEGLGEVLLYALSVGPFYLVWQSTWQRIFASKSERVAKRAGVTGFVIAGAISILPFSIGVIARQYVPSDTDPDLLFSYVTAELLHPAIGGIVFVGLLAALMTGATSFILQGSSNLTRDLYQRLMKPHANNKQLMTTSRLTVAIISVLGLVVSYFVTDIASAYQWALRLSATVLVFPFLAVMFWKKVTKAGVLWSMTLALIATLGWPFFNIGINHTIFGFLVSVSSLLVISLLTQHGNTEQVRAVYWEDLDSADPPSEE; this is encoded by the coding sequence ATGACATGGTACTTAAGTTACATAGTGATTTACTTCATTCTCATGTTTTCAATGGGATTCTATTACTTCTTCAAAATAAAAACCTACGATGAGTACTTAATCGGAAGCTGGAACACCGCGTTCTGGCCAATCGTCGGAACCATCATCAGCACATGGTGTGGTGCTGCCGTCTTCATTGGCTGGGTTGGAATGGGCTTTACAGTAGGTCTATCGGGATTTTTTAAATTTGCATTGCCTGGAATCTTATTTTGTCTTTTATTAATCATTGCGTTCGCTGGGCCATTAAGAAGACAAAGGCTGTACACATTAGCTGATTTATTCGGGGAGAGATTTGGTGGGAAATCAGGAATCATTCCTTCTGTCCTTTCCGCCTTTATTTATTCTGTTCCAACACTAGCTCTGCAAATGGTCGGAATGTCCACCATTTTTAATATCACATTAGGGATAGACACAAGTGTTGGTGTGGCCCTGTCGTTTGCACTAATACTAGGCTTTACTATATTAGGCGGACTGCCGGCAACGATTATTACAGATGCTCTTCAATCCATTATTGTTATTATCGGAATTGTCATTTTATGTATAACGAGTGTCGTTTATGCTGGCGGGTTTGATATGATTTTGGCTAATACACCGATTGAGTACATCAGTCCTTTAGGCCCAGAAGGGTTAGGGGAAGTGTTGTTATACGCTTTATCTGTTGGTCCATTTTATCTGGTTTGGCAATCGACGTGGCAGCGTATTTTTGCATCAAAAAGTGAACGGGTTGCCAAGAGGGCTGGTGTGACTGGGTTTGTTATTGCGGGTGCGATTTCTATTTTACCTTTTTCCATTGGGGTAATTGCTCGTCAATATGTTCCTTCAGACACGGACCCTGACTTATTGTTTTCTTATGTAACCGCAGAACTTTTACATCCGGCCATAGGTGGAATTGTTTTCGTTGGTCTGTTGGCAGCATTAATGACAGGTGCGACTTCGTTTATATTGCAAGGAAGTTCCAACTTAACGAGAGATTTATACCAACGATTAATGAAACCACATGCGAACAATAAACAACTCATGACGACTTCACGACTAACCGTTGCCATTATTTCAGTATTAGGTTTAGTCGTCTCTTATTTTGTTACAGATATAGCCAGTGCCTACCAGTGGGCTCTTAGGTTATCAGCAACTGTCCTAGTCTTTCCGTTTCTTGCCGTTATGTTTTGGAAAAAGGTCACAAAAGCTGGCGTACTCTGGAGCATGACCTTGGCGTTAATCGCCACACTTGGATGGCCATTTTTCAATATTGGCATCAACCACACCATCTTTGGTTTCCTAGTTTCCGTTAGTAGCTTACTTGTCATCAGTCTACTCACTCAACATGGCAATACAGAACAGGTTCGAGCTGTTTATTGGGAAGATTTAGATTCTGCAGATCCTCCAAGTGAAGAATAA
- a CDS encoding amidohydrolase: MNTIDLLIKNANIVTIDEQNNRARSLAVSNGVISQIWTAPEPPQDEINLTSETKVIDLKEATLIPGFIDTHNHLLMYSLFRKQVNCSTPPNESIPDILEKVKEQVAATPEGEWVLGWGYDNTLLSEERHPTRKELDRIAPDIPVFIRHISSHFAAVNSKALEIAGIAEDIEDPQGGRFGRDETGRLNGVLHELPALAPVQAAIPTASVEEMASLIGEASNDYLAQGITTNSDAGVGLDLGIAEFDAHLKALEQGNNPLRMRFMVLHHLLNQEGPFQHYSAKQLEEEIQNRSKNRATLDSAKLFQDGSIQGITAALREPYYCEPETYGELLHNQKDFNGEILDLHKRGFRIAIHGNGDRAIESILDAYEYALTAEPRTDHRHRIEHIQTGTSEDLNRMKALDVAGSFFINHVYYWGDRHKRIFLGPDRAEQINPLADALERDILYTLHSDCPITPISPLFSIWAAVNRQTMKGEVLGEDQTISVEKALRTMTIDGAKLNFDEDKSGSIEVGKLADFAVLEADPTVIDPIKIKDINVMATIIDGKLVYGQETFPDPN; encoded by the coding sequence ATGAACACAATTGATTTACTCATAAAAAATGCAAACATTGTAACGATTGATGAACAAAATAACCGTGCACGTTCTTTAGCCGTTTCAAACGGCGTTATCAGTCAAATTTGGACAGCGCCCGAACCACCCCAAGATGAAATTAATCTAACTTCGGAGACGAAAGTGATTGATTTGAAGGAAGCCACGTTAATTCCAGGCTTTATTGACACCCATAACCATCTTTTAATGTACTCTCTATTTCGAAAACAAGTCAATTGCAGTACACCACCAAACGAAAGCATTCCTGATATTTTGGAAAAAGTAAAAGAACAAGTAGCCGCTACACCTGAAGGAGAATGGGTCCTCGGATGGGGTTACGATAATACGTTATTATCGGAAGAACGACACCCAACACGCAAGGAATTAGACAGGATAGCACCGGACATCCCAGTATTCATTCGTCATATTTCCTCCCACTTTGCTGCCGTGAATTCGAAAGCATTAGAAATAGCCGGGATTGCCGAAGACATAGAGGATCCACAGGGCGGACGTTTTGGGCGTGATGAAACGGGACGATTAAATGGAGTCTTACATGAGCTGCCAGCTTTAGCACCTGTCCAAGCTGCGATCCCGACCGCTTCCGTAGAAGAAATGGCTTCCTTAATAGGAGAGGCTTCCAACGATTATCTTGCCCAGGGAATTACTACCAATTCAGATGCAGGTGTTGGATTGGATTTAGGAATAGCTGAATTTGATGCCCATTTAAAAGCACTAGAACAAGGGAATAATCCTCTACGTATGCGGTTTATGGTTCTGCACCATCTCTTGAATCAGGAAGGACCTTTTCAGCACTATTCTGCCAAACAGTTAGAGGAAGAAATTCAAAACCGATCAAAAAACCGTGCTACATTGGACAGTGCAAAGCTATTTCAGGATGGCTCCATTCAAGGAATTACCGCTGCCCTTAGGGAACCTTACTACTGTGAACCAGAAACTTATGGAGAACTCCTGCATAACCAAAAGGATTTTAACGGGGAAATTTTGGATCTGCACAAAAGAGGATTTCGGATTGCCATCCATGGGAATGGCGATCGAGCCATTGAGTCTATTCTAGATGCCTACGAATATGCTTTAACAGCTGAACCGCGCACGGACCATCGTCACCGCATTGAGCATATACAGACGGGAACTTCCGAAGACTTAAACAGAATGAAAGCATTAGATGTGGCAGGGTCTTTCTTTATTAACCACGTTTATTACTGGGGTGACAGGCATAAACGAATCTTTTTAGGACCTGACAGGGCAGAACAAATCAACCCTTTAGCAGATGCTTTAGAAAGGGACATTCTTTACACACTACATTCCGATTGCCCGATCACTCCCATCTCTCCACTATTTTCAATTTGGGCAGCAGTTAATCGCCAAACGATGAAGGGTGAAGTGTTAGGAGAAGATCAAACAATTAGTGTAGAAAAAGCTTTGCGGACCATGACTATAGACGGGGCTAAGTTAAATTTTGATGAAGATAAATCAGGCAGTATAGAAGTTGGAAAACTAGCAGACTTTGCGGTTCTTGAGGCCGATCCAACGGTTATAGACCCTATCAAGATTAAAGATATTAATGTAATGGCAACAATCATTGACGGTAAACTGGTATATGGTCAGGAAACATTTCCAGACCCTAATTAA
- a CDS encoding carboxymuconolactone decarboxylase family protein, which produces MSQDVLYQQSNINRLGEFEQLAPDAFRAFVNFDKKALAAGELSAKVKELIAVAVAHTTGCPYCIDLHVKNVKKQEASKEEVAEAIMVATALKAGSAIAHGVNALNTYDENGQEELYRKAYFDRLKEFSDLNGDAFKAFVNFDQQSMKPGLIGAKEKELIAVAVAHTTGCPYCIDIHTKGAKKQGAAKEEVAEAIFVATALKAGSAMAHGVNALHAYDDE; this is translated from the coding sequence ATGAGTCAAGATGTCTTGTATCAACAATCTAATATCAACCGGCTTGGGGAGTTCGAGCAGCTCGCACCTGATGCCTTTCGTGCTTTTGTCAATTTTGACAAAAAAGCTTTAGCTGCTGGAGAGCTCTCGGCGAAGGTAAAGGAATTAATCGCTGTTGCTGTGGCACACACGACAGGCTGCCCGTACTGTATTGATCTCCATGTAAAAAATGTAAAAAAGCAAGAGGCATCCAAGGAAGAAGTGGCTGAGGCGATTATGGTCGCGACAGCATTGAAAGCTGGGTCTGCCATTGCCCACGGAGTGAACGCACTAAATACATATGATGAAAATGGCCAAGAAGAACTTTACCGTAAAGCTTATTTTGATAGGTTGAAGGAATTCTCCGATTTGAATGGTGATGCGTTTAAGGCGTTTGTTAATTTTGACCAGCAGTCGATGAAACCTGGATTAATTGGGGCGAAAGAGAAGGAACTCATTGCAGTCGCGGTTGCTCATACGACAGGCTGCCCGTATTGCATTGATATCCATACAAAGGGAGCAAAAAAACAAGGGGCTGCTAAGGAAGAGGTAGCTGAGGCTATTTTTGTTGCCACTGCACTGAAAGCTGGTTCTGCGATGGCTCATGGTGTGAATGCTTTACATGCTTACGATGACGAATAG
- a CDS encoding IclR family transcriptional regulator, producing MNKDNFEKNYSMQTVHRAVQILRAFSRHNKRLTLTELHSLTGIGKSSLQRLLSTLTMEGLLQKNEQDKRYQLGLDFIFFAELVEKSSSLLTIAQPVMERIYSETTESVSLSVIEDNERKCIHNIESKHELNALTFVGQTSPLYAGASAKVLLAHFNQDILENYLNDVSLEGITENTISTKEALIEDLIKIRENGFATSHGERVKGAGSISAPIFDPFSNVFAALTTIIPSARVDDYNFDEFTDKIVKGAEEITNKLRM from the coding sequence AGATTTTGAGAGCTTTTTCGAGACACAATAAAAGACTTACCTTAACTGAATTACATTCACTTACCGGAATTGGTAAATCAAGCCTCCAACGGCTTCTTTCTACATTGACTATGGAAGGCCTGCTCCAAAAAAATGAGCAAGATAAACGGTATCAGCTTGGATTGGATTTTATCTTTTTTGCAGAGTTAGTAGAAAAAAGCTCAAGTCTCTTGACCATTGCCCAACCCGTGATGGAACGAATTTACTCCGAAACGACAGAAAGCGTTAGTTTAAGTGTAATTGAGGATAATGAAAGAAAGTGTATTCACAACATTGAAAGTAAGCATGAGTTAAATGCGTTAACGTTTGTTGGTCAAACTTCTCCTTTATATGCAGGTGCTTCTGCAAAGGTTTTATTGGCACATTTTAACCAGGATATATTAGAAAATTATCTAAACGATGTTTCCTTAGAGGGTATAACTGAAAATACGATATCAACAAAAGAAGCCCTCATCGAGGATCTGATAAAAATAAGAGAAAATGGTTTTGCTACAAGTCATGGGGAGAGAGTAAAGGGAGCGGGTTCGATAAGTGCACCAATATTTGACCCTTTTTCAAATGTTTTTGCAGCATTAACTACCATTATCCCTTCTGCGAGGGTAGATGATTATAACTTTGATGAATTTACAGATAAAATAGTAAAGGGAGCGGAGGAAATTACGAATAAATTAAGAATGTAG